TGGTTTGCCTTGAGCCAGTTGATGATATCGCGCGACTCATAGAGGGGCTTGCCGTTGATAAAAAGGCAGGGAACCTGCCTTTTTCCTCCAACGCGGATCAGCTCAGCAGCAGCCTGTTTATCCTTTCCAATATCTTTTTGAGGGATCGTTTTGCCGATGCTTTGGAGGTAGCGCGTTACCCGCTGACAATAGGGGCAACTGGGACGCATGTAAAGAACAAGCTCAGGCTTTTCCACACACTTTAGCTGGGTTACTGTTCGCTCTTCACAGTAAGCGGGCTGAATAATAGCAGGGTCTATATCGTACATCAT
This genomic stretch from Candidatus Neptunochlamydia vexilliferae harbors:
- a CDS encoding glutaredoxin family protein translates to MMYDIDPAIIQPAYCEERTVTQLKCVEKPELVLYMRPSCPYCQRVTRYLQSIGKTIPQKDIGKDKQAAAELIRVGGKRQVPCLFINGKPLYESRDIINWLKANQDKY